Within the Hevea brasiliensis isolate MT/VB/25A 57/8 chromosome 2, ASM3005281v1, whole genome shotgun sequence genome, the region ttaaatttaagaaaaGGGCAATTGGACTGACGCGTGTCAATCGCTTTACGATTTTGACTCGGCGGAGCCACCGGAGAGAGAAAGAAATCCTGCGCTCTCCTCCTTACAATATTGACAGAAACTTccgtaataaataaataaaaatccaaAATCCTCAATTTCATGTGCATTTGAGTTTCATTTCGCAGCCTCAGCTCCGtccctcttcttcttttttttttttttcgattattttttttttattctgtcATTTTTGCaataatatttgataaaataaaaCCAAACAAAAAACAcgattttatttcaaaaaattgtCATTTGGCAGAGAAGAGAACgcacacacagagagagagagaggggatgATAGAGAGATCCACAAAAACGATTCGTTTTGGGAACAAAACCGGTGCCACAGATCGTTAGTCGTGGAATCTTTTACGAGTATAATCTGATTCGATTCCGATTGAGAATATTGTTGTTGACCGTACGAACGATCTTTGTGGACCGGAGAGGATGCCGTCTCACGGGGATCTGGACCGTCAGATCGAACACCTCATGGAGTGCAAGCCGTTGCCGGAGGCCGAGGTCAAGACTCTCTGTGATCAAGCCAAGGCGATTCTCGTCGAGGAGTGGAACGTGCAGCCAGTGAAATGTCCGGTCACCGTTTGCGGTGATATTCACGGGCAGTTCTACGATCTCATCGAGCTCTTTAGGATAGGAGGGAATGCGCCTGATACCAATTATCTCTTCATGGGCGACTATGTAGGTCTGTTTTCGATTCATTTTTATACTTATTTTCCGTATACAAAATTCTGGAccttgatttttattttattttttaaaatttgcttCGTAGATGGATTTGGAAACGAATGAGGATTCGAATTCTGAATTTGACAtagatttatctatttatttaaatttGTGTGTATTGATATGATCAATGAAGAGTTGATTTTATATTTTTGGACCCTCATATATGAGGATTTCGTTCTACTGctataaatgttttttttttttttttagtttgtgTTCTAATTGCCCAATAAAGGGAATTGTTTTAAGACCTTATCGTGGAATCTGAAAACTGATAGAGATATGGGCTCTATCGTTTATagttgatttattattattattattattattattattattattattattattattattattattattattatattagtttttttttttttttttaaaaaaatagtccGCGATTCTGATTTATGAATTTCTGATTAGCTGCTGAGAGGATGCTCTAGAGATGGTATGTTTTGTTGGGTTATGAGCCTTTGTTTTCCTTAATTGTGCAATGGAAATTACAACAAATTAAatagagaaaaagaagagaaattaatttacattatatTGTTTGGTAACCTTATGTGAGGAAGtggataaaaaagaaaagaatggtGTAAGGGCCCATTCACAATTTCaacctttataatttttttttcactttcttcTCCTCCTTTACAATTCGAATTGGAGAGAAATTTTTATAAGGTTTGGAGAGAAATGAGGAAATCTAATTTTCAttgtttctcctcttttctttttctttcctctaaTTGCTAtccaaataaaagaaaatagagaaatgatatttcttttcttttcttttcttttccatccTTTTCTCTCAAAAACACCAAAGCATTATTGATTGACTTGAGTGGTGCTCTAATTATGAGCCCAAATTTCTATTGACTGAGCTGAGGATATGCTTAGCAATTGATAGGGGGATGATTAGGTCACAGCGTTAGTATCAATGATTACTGCCTATTTCAATGGTTAAACCATGTTGGACATGGGTAGCTTGCTACATTTCTTGTAAAGTTATTGACTCTATAAAAGTATTTGTAATCTCGTCAATTACATCAATGCAGATCGTGGGTACTATTCAGTGGAGACTGTCACACTCTTAGTGGCCCTGAAAGTTCGTTACAGAGATAGAATTACAATTCTTAGGGGAAATCATGAAAGCAGGCAGATCACTCAAGTGTAAGATTATGTTTATCTCTATCAAATCAAGTCTGAATGTTATTTTACCATTTGAATTATGCTATTATATATTCTGCAGGAGCAGCTAGTTTCTATATTTTATGAGTTATAGTTTGTTGATTGGCTCACAAGTTGCTGGAATTTTGTACTGCATTCTTTATTGCATAGTGGAACTCTTTATTTTGAAATATTGACACCATGGTTTTAATAACTGCCGTTATATAAAGCTTTTTTACTTATCGTTACTGTTAttatcaaatttttaaatttataattataaaggcCATTACCAGCGTTATTTAAAGGTAACGACCGTTGCTGACCGTTATGTAATGGTCATAACAGTCGTTACTTTTTTAGCATTCTTGACTTGTTTAGATTTCTTTCATGTGAAATGCTGTAGAGAAAactttttttaagtaaaaaaCTATTTTGGCTCATTTATTTAGCACTTTTTCATTCTCTCTAGGCAACTAAGCCATTTTCTCTCAACTTTCTTTAAATTTTCTCTACAACCAACTCAGGTGAAATCATTCATTTCCTTACAAATTTTTTAGCTTACGAGCATGGATCATCAAATAGACAAGTTAGTTTTGAAGTAAAGGAGACGGAAGGATgtgttatttattttttctaatttttagttttttttgaatatttttaggtaaatacataaataattatgaaataatatcgaagaaaattttaagtttgaataaTGTTTGCAAAGTGTAAATTTAGGCTTTGgcaagataaaattaaaaaaaaaaaatcataaaattaactattaaaattgatttttaaaattgaatagTAAATAAGTTTACAACCTAATTACTTAGCAAGTTAAATAATCTAATTCCtaattacataataaataagTTTACAATATAAGCTGATGATCGGAACTCTGTAGTCCTAGGATCAAAGTTAAGATAATTAAAAATCTCTTAGATAATTATTTTGGTGGTAATAAGGTTAGTTATTAactattttcttaattattttagttttaaattgattaatactAATGATGTATAAGAATTATAGTTCTAATGTCTTTATTTGATACATTTGtacatattatttaattatatatcttaattttaattatatttttaaaaatttattcattttatatttttgtaaagtTTTTAAAAAAGTTTGCATTGTAATAAATTTCATTGTTACGTTACGACTATTACAGATTCATTTTTATTACTCACGATCGTGACCGCGAACACGGCCGCAATTGTGATTCAAAACCATGATTGACACTAAAAGATGTGGTGCTTGAGCATAAATGTCAAAATGTCGTATTTCTGGCCTTGTGTGTCAACCTGTCCAATAGCTCCCCATTGGTGGGGTTTATAGGGTACTGTGTCATTAGACTGTGGTAGTGATTATTTAGTAATAAAGTGGGTGTATCAGAAAATCTTGTCAGTGTAGAAGAGAATCTTTCCCACAATCCCATTGAATTGAATTATGAAGCCACTGCATCCATAAACTTTATGCAAAGGAATCTTCTATTCCCAAATCACAAGAGATTTTGCGTCACTGGTTATAGGTAATGATGAATGACTACTTTGTAGAAAACTATTGTTTGCGATTAATATATCTTATCCTTTGATGATATTATGGACCTGCACCCAACTTTTAAGTCCCGGTTAAGTATGTCAACAATTTTGATTTGACTCCTATACCTTCCTTTGGTaactttaattcatttatttttccatattATATTGCCACCCATATGGGTGTCAAATTGCCACCCAGGCATCAGAAATATTCTGGGCCTATTTGATGACTATTTTTTGGGAGTGGTAATTGTTGGATGCTGTGCTCAGCTCTATCACCCAAGGCAGATAAAGGGTAGTAATACTAGAGTGACAATACTGGCAGTGAACAAATTTGATTGTTGTCAGAGTTATCAGTAACTTATAGAAGATTAAAAAGGTGGTAGACTAGGGAGATTTGGCAAGTTGAGTATTTTTACAGTCACTGAAAAAAGTCCAAAGAAAAAGAACCAAACCTTCTTCTTGTGTAGAAAAAAGTTAAATTATAGATGTCATGAGAGCTTATAACCAACCAACATAAGAAAAAAAGGATTCTAGATATAGATGAGATAACTGTTAAGACAGTCATCTTTATTATTTGCAATAAAATTTGTTTATTATTATCTGCTAGAGccaggagttttttttttttagtctcaTGCATGCATGACCATTCATGTGATTGTTAACTATTTCAATTGCAATTCTTATGGTCGTGGTTTTTATTCCACTTTCAGGTATGGTTTCTATGATGAGTGCTTGAGAAAATATGGAAATGCCAATGTGTGGAAGTATTTCACAGATCTTTTCGATTATCTACCTCTTACAGCCCTTATTGAGAGTCAGGTTGGAGTTACAAATATTGCAGACTATTTTGCTTAATGTAAGTGAATGGAAAGACTGACTGCCAGAATTTTGTCTTGCAGATCTTCTGTTTGCACGGTGGACTTTCACCATCTTTGGATACATTAGATAATATCCGAGCTTTGGACCGTATACAAGAGGTACAGTTAATTGCTCTCAACTCTTGAACTAGGCTCTTAACAAAATATGGCTGAAGGAATACATCTAAACATGTTGTACTTGTTATGCTTACAAATTTGAAGACTAGCCTAAATGATATACATTATGATTACTTTTGTGGCTTGCAAAAAATAGCAGCCTGTAAAATTTTGTACTTTAGTGCACTTTTAATAACTCCACACTTTGGTGACTCAGGTTGTCCAGAACTCAATATTTAGTCTAAAACTGAAGTAAAAGCTAAAATTTGGTACCATTTGTGTTAAATAAACAACTATTTTAAGTTTTTTAGGGAGTAAAGAATAGGTCTTG harbors:
- the LOC110649185 gene encoding serine/threonine-protein phosphatase PP2A catalytic subunit, with protein sequence MPSHGDLDRQIEHLMECKPLPEAEVKTLCDQAKAILVEEWNVQPVKCPVTVCGDIHGQFYDLIELFRIGGNAPDTNYLFMGDYVDRGYYSVETVTLLVALKVRYRDRITILRGNHESRQITQVYGFYDECLRKYGNANVWKYFTDLFDYLPLTALIESQIFCLHGGLSPSLDTLDNIRALDRIQEVPHEGPMCDLLWSDPDDRCGWGISPRGAGYTFGQDIAAQFNHTNGLTLISRAHQLVMEGYNWCQEKNVVTVFSAPNYCYRCGNMAAILEIGENMDQNFLQFDPAPRQIEPDTTRKTPDYFL